The stretch of DNA AGAGAGCAGGGATGAGTTAAAGATGTTAGTGAAGATGGGGACCATGGTAGAAGTGAGACGTTTCATTCAGGTGAAGGGAGGCAATGGGGTCGAGTTTGCATGTGGTGGAAGTTGAGGAGAGCAGCAGGAGATACTTTTTCCTCTGTAACTGGAGAGGAGACAAAGGCAGTGGAGGATTAGGAAGGAGGAGTGCGGAAGGGACAAGGAATTTCTTTGCAGATAGCTTCCAACTTGCACTTGAAATAATCCGCAACGTCTTGCGGTGTAATGGAAGGAGTGGTGTGGCGGGAGGTCAAAGAAGGGTCTCATAGAGACAGAGAACAGGAGGCGTGGGTTGGATTTATGCCTGTTTATGAGAGAGGTGAAGTAACCCTGTTTGACAAGAAAAAGAGCATTGTTAAAGCAGGACAGATGAGGTTATGGTAAGAGTGGGACAGAGGAATAGGATAAGGTACAGTTTTTAGTGAAGACGAGGTCAAGGAAGTGGccgtccttgtgggtgctggaagCAGTCCATTGGAGGAGACCAAAGGATAAAAAATGggtacaaaataaaataattgtagtAGGAAGTGATTCTTTAAAGAGTGGAGTCCATTGATATCTATGGACAAACGATGGGAACATTTTGCTGGGGAAGCCATATGCAGATATGAGTAAACTAACCCAACTTAAATATACAGCACCCTTCCCCAGTGTTTATATCACAACTGTTTCTcattacaaaagaaaaaaaagaattgtggaaaATGAAAGATTATCTTCTGAAACATCTCAAGGGAAGCAAGGATCATTAACCCCATCAGTCAGGGAAGCACGGATCATTAACCCCATCAGTCAGGGAAGAACCACATCTATATAGTGAGCTGTTATAGGTATTTCAATGTAGCTATAATTGAATTTCTCCAACACAGGGAAGCTGATTCACATGTTTAGCATAGTGCCCAGGTCGACACCATGGTGCTATGCTTTAGCACATCTTTACTCGCATTCAAATgcatacagtatgaataaaattgtGCTCAAGCTTAGCACTGTTTTGTTGATCTGGGCCTAAGTGAACTGTCTTAGTGCTGAACAGCTCATCCTGTCCCTTTTAATCCAGCTTCCTCCTTCTCCTGGTATCAGGATATATGCAGACGAAGTGTGAGCTCTGCGGACGAGGATTCCAGAATAAGTACACCTTGAAGAATCACAGGCGGACTCACTCAGGGGAGAAATCCTTTGGGTGCTGTCACTGCGGGAAGAAAGTCAGCCGTAAACACCAGCTGGAGACTCATCTCCGTGTGCACATAGGTACCTGGTACAGACAggcgcacacagggacacatcaaagacacacagggacaggaaAAGGTACATGTTAAAATACAAAAGGATCTTGAACACAGGCTTCCCCCCGCTAAAATAGAACATTTAACCATCCAAAACAGCTGGATCCCGACATTTACTGCCCTACAAACCATGGCAAGGCTGCCCGAAAATACAAGACCCCCAAAACCACGAGAACATAACATATCCCTTTGAACTCAGAGGGGTCTAAATCAGCCTTCTACAAGACGAAGACGTACACAATTTAAAAACTATCCATCCTTACCATGCTAGAGACTCACAGAGCTGCTCCATTCTCTTCATGCATTCATGGCAGGTGTCCTCACCAATCGCTGACCAGCCCGCGGGTTGTTCTATAAGTCGTTACACCTTGTTATTTGGTCTCTGCACACAGGAGAGAATCCGTTCTCATGTACTCTGTGTCCTCAGCGCTGAAGGGATTACTCGGCCATGATTAAGCACCCGAGAAGCCACGGGGCAGCAGCGCCGTATTGTGGCGCGATCTGCGACCAGTTCTGTTCCAGCCGATCCGGTATGCAGAAGCATAGGAGAGGGCACCTGGCTACGGAGATCCCGCCAAGCTGGCCCATCACAGACACCTACCTTTACTCTTGCAAATACCAGGGTACGGCGAGTGGCCCCTGCAAGTGACAGCTGTAACCTCACTCCTCGCTTATCCTAACAATAGTTTTACTTTTACttttgtgtgtatatctttatttactgtatatagcacccacagctgTACTCGTACAAACGAGACaacacaatacagggaattataatacaaaaagtgacttaggccgcgtccatagcaGGCATGCGCGCGCTcgcgaccgcgtgacgtcacacgcacctgTACTTTAAAAGATCCGTGGCCTGCAGGTTTGCACGATGGGTGGGCATGGCGAGggcgtgccggggggggggggcgtgcctgtgacatcacatgagtggttcgccctcattggctgagccgcgcATGTGATCCGGCCGTCGCGCACCAAATTCAAACAAGTTTGTCTCGCAACGCATCGGCCGCCTCGGCGCTCACATGAGATCTATGGACATGCGCATTGGCCTCC from Ascaphus truei isolate aAscTru1 chromosome 6, aAscTru1.hap1, whole genome shotgun sequence encodes:
- the ZBTB32 gene encoding LOW QUALITY PROTEIN: zinc finger and BTB domain-containing protein 32 (The sequence of the model RefSeq protein was modified relative to this genomic sequence to represent the inferred CDS: substituted 1 base at 1 genomic stop codon) — encoded protein: MEGVVWREVKEGSHRDREQEAWVGFMPVYERGEVTLFDKKKSIVKAGQMRLCFLLLLVSGYMQTKCELCGRGFQNKYTLKNHRRTHSGEKSFGCCHCGKKVSRKHQLETHLRVHIGENPFSCTLCPQRXRDYSAMIKHPRSHGAAAPYCGAICDQFCSSRSGMQKHRRGHLATEIPPSWPITDTYLYSCKYQGTASGPCK